One Magnolia sinica isolate HGM2019 chromosome 2, MsV1, whole genome shotgun sequence genomic window, AATCCACATAATCAAGTACCCCACTAGCAATGCGGCTGGAACCGTAGTGTTCAAGTTGCACCATGCACTTGGAGATGGATTCTCTTTAATGGGTGCTTTGTTTTCTTGCTTTAAGAGAGCTGATGATCCCTCCCTTCCTCTAACATTCCCTACTAAGAACCCTTCATTGAAATCGCATTGGAAAGCTGAAGCATGGAAGAAAGTGTCCAACATTGCTGCTGGTTGTTGGTACACTGCTTCTGATTTTGTCCAGAGCGTGCTTCATGGCACAGTGTTGGAAGACGATCGGACGGCGATCCGATCAGGGACACCCCAATTAGAGTTTGAGCAGTTCACCATCTCAACCGTTACCTTCTCTCTTGATCGTATCCGCCGAATTAAGTCCAAGTTTGCAGGAGTAAGTTTATTCTATAATCCCATCCCCTATCTGTTAGGCCTAATTTAAAAATCCATCCTgatacataactcaggtgggccacaccaaaaagaACAAGAGACAATTGTGATGGGGATGCACACCATAaaaacttccagatggaatgtggtGTCTACCGTGTTCTCTCTgcatcatccaacccattcatcaggcgTGACACACCAaccattccaaaacttaggtagaccacaaaaaatgaaatatatagtTTTTGGGTGTGATTGTACATTGATCCTTGCTGTGTGTATTGCCTCAGTTTTTGATTGGGATAATTCTTACCGTGAAAACAAGGATATACACCAGATTCAgggtttggattgcaaataaacatcacatctGTATCCAATGGATTGTTCCAACGAATGAGGTCATTCTCGCTTCATAGGCCATCATTTTCGTACCCGTATGGCTGCTTTTATGATGGTAATCAACGTAGTTGGGGTATGCCTGTCGTAAAAGACTCGATCTCGACCAGACTTGTTTGGCCCTGAACTGAGCCATTACTTGCGGGAGTTGTGGCTGAATTAGCCCGAGTCGCTGAGTTAGGATGTCATGTGGTATCCAACTGGATCAGGTCCGACCGAGTCAGAGTTTAATCGAAAAAGTCAAAACTCGCCGGACTCTTAAAACCATGGgcatgcctttaaaaaaaaaaattaatttttttttttttttaaaaaaaaagaaaaacaaaaaaaaaaacgcttTCAAAATGAGCGGTTCTTGGACTTCCACGCGCCAACCctgtatgtgaactttcacaaACGGCCTCATCCTTCGGGCCAACTTGTCAAATGGGAAGTGGATTCCctagtgtgttgatgtcaccaagttccatggccccaccatgatgatcatgtatgtgttgtatccatattattcatccattttgcgagatcattttatgacatgggcccaaaattgaggtagatccaaagctcaagtggaccaacgTGGAAAGCTgcggggacaatgattcccatcgttgaaaccttccaatgtttatctgccatccaaactgttcataagatcacgcagACCTAgtcgaagggaaaacacaaatatcaactcgatccaaaGCTTTGTAGcaacccaaaaagttttcaatggtaggtgctcAATCCCTACGTTTTGTGatttggtctacttgagctttacatctgcttcattttttgccacgcccaaaaatgatctcccgaaatgaatggatgatgtagatataacacatacatcaaacgtGGTGTGCCACACCCTCGATGGTGTGTTGACTCACCAAGTTCTAAGAATGCGTGATGGTCGCGGATCcatggatccggggatccaccaacGTGGTGGGATTCCTCaccgtggggctcactgtgatttaTGCGCCTTATATTCGCCATCcttgaaaacttattttagggcatgatcccaaaaacgaagcagatccaaatttcaggtggactatAGCATATGGAAAAAGTGGTAAACGACCATTATAAATCTTCTCGTGagaccaaagttttggatcaaactgatatttgtgtggtctcttcgtgCCGGTCCTTATGACattatccacaggttggatggcaaataaatattcccaTGTCCACcatgaagtttctaatggtgggaatttaatcacagctgtttcctgtggtatggtccacctaagatttttgggatcatgctctaaaatgacttatcaaaatggatggatggtgtggatataatccacatacatcacaatgggccccacatttatagATCTGGCTGAATAGGTAGGGCccaatccacctcgtccatctgttttgagagttcatgttaggacatgcttctaaaaatgagctggatccagaCTCAAGTGAGCCAGatgagagaaaacagtggggattgaacaatcaccgttgaaacattcgaaTTGTCACAATTGTTTTGCGTTAGGATAATTTTGTGTATGTTTTTGGTTAATCCCAATGTGGATGACCTtaattataaacggtttggatggcatacaagcaTCAAGATGGGTCACATCATGAAGATTACAGCTtaacgatgtggcccacttgatgattatcTCCCCTAGGCAAGGCTTTTACCTTTGTGTGGCCTGGATTTTCTAcaaaaatgatacttatctgatGACAATGACAAAGACGATTATTGTTATAAATGGATATTGATTATCTATGGCTTTTCAACAGACCGTGAACGATGTAGTGGTTGGGATCATATTCTATGCAATTCAGTTGTACCAGCAAAGGATGGGCCAGGTAACGACTGGCCGTCGGATGACAGCATCGGTCTTGTTGAATACAAGGATGGTAAATGGGTATCAGAGCGTGAATGACATGCTTAAAGAGAAGACGTGGGGAAACCATTTTGGCTTTCTTCATATAGGAATCCCTTCCTGCAGCAATGCTGACAAAGAAAATCCCTTAACATTCCTCATCAATGCCAAGAAAACCATCAGGAGAAAGAGGCAATCTCTAGCCGTTTATCTCACTGGTAGACTACTTCAAATGTTGAAAACTATCGGTGGTCCAGAGGTTTGTATTCGGCTGTCTACGTTGCATCTCTTTTGTGGATGGATTATCGAtttgttgtatttctttttattattaatagATGAAAATGGTTAGGACTGAGAAATTTGTGGACCATGGTCCGTTAATAATGGGGCCCATCTCAATATGGATGATCTTAACAGTCCAATTGATGGTCCCACAAACCAATGTGCTATATATATAAATAGCCAGTCCACAAGCAACATGAGAAATTTAATGACGGGCTATGGCCCATTAGCTGCAGAGCTGACAATTCTTGGTATGAAAGTCTATGCAGAAGAGTGAACCCTTAAGATCTGATGGTCTACACAATATGGGACCTCCACAAAGCTGAAGATGAATGATTCAGATCTAGTGGTCCACCTAACTACTATTGAAGCAGATGAGTCTAATCACCCCTCTAGTTCTATGGTATAAATGGTCTCATATATGGCTTAAATTGTCCCAAGAACAAGTTAGATAGACAAACATCAATCTCTCAATTTTCTCTTTTTACTCTCCTCGTTACTTAATATTTTATTCACAAGAGACTCTTCCAAGGAAATAtggagagtttggatgagaccagtaATTATTTGATCTTATTTTTATCTCCtcattggaaaaaagaaaaatgattaataaaaaaagagactaaatgttatgggacccactcactagtgattgcccactaGATGTGCGCGCACACACTGGTTGATCATGATACGTGGATCACACAAaacaaaataattaataaaatcccAAGACTTTAGGAATTAATGTCTGTCATCTTATTTACCGTTGGTGGGTGTGATGGTACAGGCAGCTTCTCGTTACATCCATTCGACCATGAAGAACACGACTACCGGAATTTcatatttggtggggcccatggagaaaATGGAGATGGGAAATCTTCCCGTGAAAAGCTTCTACTTCACTATAACGGGGATCCCACAGGTAAATGAGATTTCAATAAAAAGTATTAAAATTACGTACATTCTACTCTCTGCATACCAAGTTCAACTTGGGTAGTGATATTTCAATTCGTATGCCAAGGAGAAAGTGAAGTGCACCCGTGCCAAAATGGCATACGTATGTAGGATCCAGTCCACTCATCTGCAGGTGCGGATCATGGCAACATTCTCCGGCCCAACTGTCCCTCAGGTCCACTCATCAATTGGGCTACATGCATATGAGAAAAGGATTGTGGGACCATGGAGACCTAACAAAAATGTTAGTTACTTTTTTTTGGGCATCATCTATCGACTGTGCTATTGAGATAAGaaaatgtgggcctcacatgtcaATTTACTGGTCTAAGCAGTTGGTTGATCAATCATATTACTGCAAATGACTTGTGCATTTCTTAGTGACATTTATAAAATTTTCTTTCTATTTACTGCCTTGATTTATTACATATGCAGAGTATGATTTCAACCATTGTGAGTTACATGGGGAAGCTAAGGGTGGCAGTAAAGGCAGAGAAAGGGTTCATAAATTCTCAGCTGCTTGTATCTTGCCTGAAAGAGGCATACGATAAAGTGCACAAAGAAGCATGTGGCATGGAGGACACTGAATCCAACTGACCAAAAGACCTTCTTTCAAGCTTCTTTATTTCATCATAAGGACGACTACCAACCATGGCTATTTTAGTATTATGAACTCATTTGGAATTTATGTTTCCCTAGCAGTTGTTGTATTTAATCCTCTCTAGAAATTATCAAGTAGCCCAAAGTTAGAAAATCCAATAGTCACATGATGACACGTGTGATATGGTTCATTGTTCATGGATTGCAGTTTCTTAGCTGAGTGTTGTTGAAGTTTTTGGCGAAACGCAATGGAATGTAATTTTAGAAAATCATATTTTTAGTTTTCCCCTTAATGGATCACTATCCATGATCAAGCCATAtttagaaaatacaaaaataaatatatctCATATTAAGTACCTGTGCAATCTCTCAATGCAGGGGTCTCTCCTGATCTATCACAGGTTTAAGAAGTCGAGAAATCATGTCAAAACTCACTAGTAAGAGCCATGGGCTGACCAAATCCATCTTTTAGGTGGATTCCACATCTATGGCCATGTACACACGTGGCTAGGATGAGGCAACATCCTGCTTTCACCCTCTTTATTTTCCACTTCTCATTGTTCTCTCCGTCTCTCTGTATAGGCGTCCGGGGATCCTTTATTTAGAATCACTCCATCTAGCAATATGATCTATATATAAGGCTTGGGGTTTCAAGATGTGCACCTTTAGTATACTAAATGGTCCAATTGTGCTGATATTGAAATTCAATGGCCGAATTGTACCAACATCAAAGTTGTACAGTACAATTGgaatgatactaaaaatgaatgATTTGATTATAAAGATATCAAAGATGAATGGTCCAGTAATTTACAATTAAAGATTAATGGTTCAATTGGACCAATCGATCTAGAAGATTAATGATATGATTGTGATGAAACTTGGGCAAATATTAAAAACAACAGTTTGATGGAACTAGTATTGAAGTCGAATGGTCCAATTAGACTGATGTCAAAGATGATTGGTCGGCTTAGTCCAAAATCAAAAGTCGACAATCTGATTGGACTGATATTGAAGTTGAGCGGTCCAATTGTGCTGAAATTTGAGATGAAGGGACAAATtgagaatatattaaaaaataacagTCTCCAATGTCGAAATCAAGTGGTTTGTTTTAAACAATACTAGATATCTAATTGTATTAATTAAACAAGATGATTGGTGTGATTATGCTAATATCCACCCAACCAAACCATTGACCTTCAATATCAGTCCAGCCTGATGATTGAGAATCAATTTTGGACTAATCAGACAGTTCATCTTTGATATTGTTTTAATCAGACCGTTCATCTTTAATATCACTTGAATTAGACCTTCATATTCAATATCCAATCGGACtgtccatttttatttatttatttatttattttttatattggcCCATTTAGGCCATTTATCTCCCATATTACCATAGTTAGATTGTTCATCTTCAAGATGGTGTAATCAAACGGTTGATCTATAATTTTGGACTAAACGGACTATTCATATCTGATAACAATCCAATATGACCTAAATTCATCATTATTATCATTTGAATTGAACAAACTCGGCTTTGACATTGGTCCAATTAGGCCATTAATTTTCATAATGACCCAAATGGACCATTCGTCTTCAATTTATTGCAACTAGACAATTTGTCTTTACTAACGGTCCAATTAGATAGTTGCTATTCAATTTTGAAATAATTGGTCTGTTAATCTTTGAAATGTGTCCAAGCTGACTGTTTGTCTTTAATATCCCCTGAAATTAGGTCATTTCGCTTCGATGTCTATTCAATCAAGTCATTGAATTTCAATATCAACCCAATCAAGCCTTTTCAATACATTCAGGTTGTTCATCTTCAATATTAGTCCAATGGAACTATTAATAAACAATTCTAGATTAATAAGATCGTTTGTCTTTGATATAAGTCCAGTCCCTTACATCTTTTGGCAATTCTTTCCTATATTTGAAAACCTGGTCAAAAGCTCCATTGCTCCCTAACCAAGCCAACCCATCCACTACAGAGAGTGGGTCTTTGGGTCATTTGGATTCATTGCCATCCATGCCACACAAGTCTCTCTGTGCACCTTATCATATGCCTCTTTCAGGTATACCAGCCGTTAGGAAGTCATGAACCGTTTCTCTGCTGCTGCTACCACCACTCTCAGTTCCCCCACACTACTCACCATGGTTAAAACCAGACTCTGCATATGTAACAAATGCATAAATCATAAGAAATAATATCAATGGAGCAACTTCGCAGACCAGAAATTGACATGTGGGcccaatattttattttatttttctgatctCAACCACATGGtggatgaaaaaataaaaataaaaaatccaacatCACATGATCTGATGGGGATAccacgcgcactcacgccaccCCCCCTACGCACGAACGCCAGAAGAAGTAGGGCGCCACCGTCGATTTgaatcgatgacgatgtccaaggAGAGCCTCCTAGTTaaaagacggagttttggtttaAGAAAGTGGGCTCGATAGCaaagaaaaacccatcatgggatctcatgatcatgacccacgagtcggattgatttcatattttaggttttgcttatttatgttatttagaacatcgtgaacgctttaaatttttttgattggtttttattttagtttactttatcgccaagtaataggttgcgcacatggtgcgagttttgggatatagggttttccctataaataggcaccccttgtagttcttttgattcattaaagattaataaaaattctacgtttttctactctctgagttgtgaagcctaattgggtgcgaaaccctcccttcatcgaagggttaattatcgtggtgcgaagcacatctatcccgattcgcccccatccatcatCATCACTACTACCCATCttttaccatcccttcttctcatctcaccctatCATCTACatttcgaatcaatcatctattgcagcaattctcctccccatagcagaatttcagaatctggccctacaggagggctgaaacttcggcggagcaccatgaacaaaccgtacatcggatcgagatgagatttgggagttttggagtccatccctggccgaccaggaccaaggtggcctttttctgaatagtgggccctacacacgtgcggccgggatcacacacatGTGGTCTGAGCCATTGTTATTATCCACACgcaggatcatcttttggctcaggttttttttttctcttttatcctctcatagccatttttccTAAATCTAActctaaattattcaaatctctaattttatgccacttttcttaccctaaggttcctcaaattggaatttctgaatctcttagattagggactgattactatgcatgtgtgaatgattatttcttatctttgagtatcatttggttcataatttttattgatccagccctatcatgtgtaggcctggacccgcatagattctccttaattgaatgtttggactttcatgtgggatatggaatttgcgtaattgtttctaaactaacgtgatcttaagcctgaaatcttacatatcatatttaatttttcatgtcttgcatcaaatttggtatcagaacctagcgttcttgtaggggaattcattacatgtttagggtttggttatttatgtccattacgcatcaattctcatcatatatagctgtttagaggtccataaaccctgacaaaagctgctgaaattttctgttatcctcttatttgaattattttagaacttagttttctatttctaggtttagaaacttcccttttctgtttttttataaactaattctttagaaactttcttaaactgtttttagaaactaatttcctttcttttttcttttttggaaagtagtttactttcctttttcttttttagaaactaacttactttctatttttagaaactttcctttttctttttctttagaaactaggttgttttttttaagaaacttttttaatttgtttttttagaagctttcctaatttgtttctttaggaactttcctaacttgtgtttagaaactttcctttttcgtttttagaaactaggttacttttctttagaaactttcctaatttgttttttttttttttttagaaactttcctaacttgttctaaaaactttcctttttcgtttttagaaactaggttgtttcttttttttaaaaaaaaaatcttatattttgacGATTATATTACTGAATTTTGGTtgacaccctacactaaacatggaacaattgaaacagtcactaaacaagttgtcccagaagttggagtttctgattaagcgcttggaaatggaccaatgctatGAACAGtttgatgtacgcattacccgactaaagaccattaccaggacaaaccccacaattagggtagatgtccaatctcaggcaggtggcttggaggatagaccaataaatggagttggtcaaggaatcaattatgggtgtgcacccgtgcacctacctcatgagagacatcaagaccactattttgaggggtacaacgtGTGCGGCCTtttggctggagagagtgcaccagaggctagtatagagttacccactgaggccattctagtaatggatgagttacatgatgtctttcttgatgatctaccggatgagtctccccctacgagggatatagagcacaccaaaacatgggacaccgtaatacctacagcagAGTTTACGTTGAATAGTTCTGTCAATATGTCTATAGGTCTAAGTcctcgtgaagtcgttactggttatagacctaagaaacctattgatcttgtccctatgtcactgtcccataggcggtcagagtctgcagagtcttttacgcattacattcattcatggcatcaagaaatcaggcagaagatcataactagtaatgaacatagcacattttctacagaccagcATAAaatttcaaaggattcaatattggggacttcGTGATGGTCCACATCTAACCCCGAGCGGTACccttcgagggccgttcgtaagttacacgcgcgtagtactggacccttcaaaattataaaacgaaatggtctcaatgtgtatgaggtagatcttccaccttccattggaattagtttcacatccgatgtggaggatttagttacttttcaggagaccactgatactttgtccgaccCTTCGCCTATCCATCCTGATTCcctatatttatcccttgaaccataaccctttccgacccattttttcaacctctacctcccatacctactcttcctgacctttctttccagcctctacctcccatacctatccttcccgacccattttcccagcctttaCATCCTATACCTACCcatcccaacccattttctcagcctctacctcccatacttaccctttccaacccattttcctagcctctacgtcccatacctacccatctcaacccattttctcagcctctacctcccatacctacccgtcccgacccatcttcctagcatctacctcccatacctatcattcccgactcatttttccagcctctacctcccataccaaACTTTCACACAtctaaaaaggaaatagaggatatcgtagaccatcagatagttttaacgtggttaaatggaagtcacgcccagcttcagacagcacgtggttcattgaggagcttcagagacttgatcctgacatcctggagtggtttaggagttttatttcaccAGTGGCTAAATCTTTGCAGCCgaagagaattgatggggacatcacgcgcacacgcgcactcacgtcgcccccctacacacgtacgccagaagaaggagggccccaccatcgatctgaatcgatgacaacgtccagggagggcctcctagttagaagacggagttttggttcaagagagtggacccgatagccaagaaaagcccatcatgggatctcatgatcgtggcccactagtcggattgatttcatattttaggttttgcttatttatgttatttagaacatcgtgaacactttaaatttctttgattggtttttattttagtttacttcatcgctaagtaataggttacgcacatggtgtgagttttgggatatagggtttttcctataaatatgcaccccttgtagttcttttgattcattaaagattaataaaaattctgcgttttcctactctccgagttgtgaagcctaattgggtgcgaaaccctcctttcatcgaagggttaattatcatggtgcgaagccacatctatcccgattcgcccccatccatcgccatctctactacccattttttaccatcccttcttctcatctcaccctatCATCTACatttcgaatcaatcatctattgcaacaattctcccccccacagcagaatttcagaatctggccctacaggagggctgaaacttcggcggagcaccgtgcacaaaccgtacatcggatcgagctgagatttgggagttttggagtccattcctggccgaccagggccaaggtggcttttttctaaatagtggaccctacacacgtgcggccgggatcacacgcacgtgtgtctgggccattgttattgttcacgcgtgcggtacttttcTGATTCGTTTCTTTCATCTCTTTCACttcgctttcacccaaaatccctaaacctaatcctaaattactcaaatctccaattttatgccccttttcttatcctagggttcctcgaattgaaatttctgaatcccttagattagggattgattactatgcatgtgtggatgattatttcttatctttgagtattgtttggttcataatttttattgatccagccctatcatgtgtatgcctggacctgcatagattccctttaattgaatgtttggactttcatgtgggatatggaatttgtgtaattgtttctgaactaacgtgatctgaAGCCTGAAATCtctcatatcatatttaattttcatgtcctgtatCATGATCCTAACATTCTGATTGGGTCACCATAAAATATGGATCATTGGCTGCAGTTGTCAACCTGATAAGCGCGATATTAAGGCATGTcccatcccatgatgggcttaCAAAATTAGCTATGTGACTGTAACCAGGTTGACCCCATATCAGGATTTTTGtttcaaacagaaaaagaaaaagccatTACATTGGATTGATAAATTATAATAGGTCATTAGATGCTGCTCAAGGTGTCTGATCATTGTGCTTTTTAGGGTGAAGAACTTTCAGCATAACAAAGATAACTGATTCTTGCTGATCATGGTACTGCCTTATTGTAGAATCAACTGTCATGTATGCTTGTCATGGGACCCATTTTGGGTTGGCTAAGCTGGTTCGGGGATACTGCATTTGGACTGATGATGGTCAATATATATAAACCACAACATAAGGGAAAATCTCAAACATATTGAAAGTCAATGAAGTTGTACTCCAGGTAATCGGTGCTGCATTTTTAGTTATTCCTGAAGGAATACATTGTAAGAATATTATCTTCCATTTCCATTT contains:
- the LOC131238048 gene encoding wax ester synthase/diacylglycerol acyltransferase 4-like, whose amino-acid sequence is MASTQSRDAVLEDHPQLLPASPTSEYIHSSILSLSILVVFELEIPIKDSKTITLLRDQFLPINTRFSSTLVRDEKGAQSWKRVDINLEDHVKVPHFPTGLPPSTYDDYLQDYLTKIALDRLPENRPLWEIHIIKYPTSNAAGTVVFKLHHALGDGFSLMGALFSCFKRADDPSLPLTFPTKNPSLKSHWKAEAWKKVSNIAAGCWYTASDFVQSVLHGTVLEDDRTAIRSGTPQLEFEQFTISTVTFSLDRIRRIKSKFAGTVNDVVVGIIFYAIQLYQQRMGQVTTGRRMTASVLLNTRMVNGYQSVNDMLKEKTWGNHFGFLHIGIPSCSNADKENPLTFLINAKKTIRRKRQSLAVYLTGRLLQMLKTIGGPED